The DNA region CCTCGATGACCAGTTCGTAGAACCGGCGCATGCACCGCCGCGCGCCGTCGGGGTCGTTGCCCTCGGCGGGCGCCCAGAGCTGGTTGGCGCGCAGCACCAGCCACGCGCCGTACAGGGTCTTCGGCCAGGACATCTCGAAGCCTGCCCGCACCATCCCCACCGCGTAGCGCAAGAACCGGAACCACTGCCTGCGGTAGTAGGCCACCCAGGCTCCGCATTCCCGCCGCCCGACGGCGCGGGGGTCGAATGTCCGCATGTCGCAGACGCTACCGGCCGCGTGGTGGCCCTCAACCGCTGAGACGACGACTCAGACGGTCTGGACGCGGTCCTCCGGAATCGTGACCCGGCGGCCCTGGATCAGCAGCCAGACGAGCAGCGCCACCTCGCCGAAGCCCGCCACCGTGCCGATGTCGAGCTGGTAGCCGGCGAAGATCACCTTGCCGATGCTGTCCACGACGTAGCCCGCGCCCGCGATCGCGAGCAGGGCGCCGACCCAGGTGGGGACGTAACTCGACTTGAACGTCAGGTAGGCGAGTAGGAGCAGGTGGGCGCCGAAGAGGACGAGGCCCAGATTCCAGATGTCGAAGAATGTGTCCACTTCGGACATCATCAGCCCCGGGTCACTCCCGGCGAGCCGCAGCGCCCCAAAGAGATGGATGATCCCCACCAGGAACACTCCCGAGTAGACGATCCGGAACCACGCGGCGAACGTGGAGACACTCGTCGGGCCGTAGAAGATCCACAGCGCCCACGCCACGATCACGTCGAGCACCACGATGACGACAAAGGCGGCCACGCCAAGCCGGAACAAGCCCTCGGAAGCCAGGATGTCCCCCGCCGTCTTGGCCGTGTCGCCTCGGGTCACCAGCTTCTCCACGACCACGAAGTTGGCGACGAAAGCGAGTAAGGCCATCAGTAGCAGGCCGATCCCTCCTGTGACTGCGGCTCTTCGGGTCTGGGTCAGCATCGTCGCTCCTTGTGTAAAGAAAACTTGACACCGATGAAGGTAAAGTGGCATTGACATGATGTCAAGTTTTCTTAACTTGCCTGGCGATGTTACCGTGGGTGGTAAGATCAACACCTTGAGTGATATAGCATAGGTGGTATATCCTGGGGTATCGTAGAACTCGAACCAGAGGTTCGGAACTGGCTGAGTGATCTCTCAACTGCGCACTTCGCGACGGTGGCGTTCTACATTGATCTGCTGTCGGAGCAGGGGCCGCTGTTGAGCGAGCCGTATACGCGGCAGTTGGAAGGCAAGTTGCGTGAGCTTCGCCTGCACCTCGACGGTGATGCGGTCAGGGTGACGTACTGGATCGCGGCAGGGAGGCGGATCATCCTCCTCACTGTCTTTCGCAAGACTCGTATGCGGGAAGAGCGGGAGATTTGCCAGGGCCGTGCGGGCGTTACGACGATGCGTCGCGCAGGAACATGTGGTGGAGGACTGAGGCGGATGTCGGATGATCGGGACTGGGAACAGCTTCGTGACCGCAGGCTGACCGAACCAGGCGCCCACGAGGCGTATGAGGCGGCTCGGCTCGCATACGAGCTGGGGACGTCGGTGCGCCGGATGCGCGAAGCGCGTGGGTGGACGCAGGCCAAGCTGGCGGAGACGGCCGACATGACTCAACCGGCGATCGCACGCTTTGAAGCGGGTGGGACGGTGCCCACGATTCCGCTTCTCGAACGGCTGGCGCACGCACTGTCGGCGGACCTGGTCGTTCGGTTCGACCCGCGTCCATCGGCCGCCTAACTCGACATCGCCCGGGCGGCTACGCCCACCCGGAACGTGCCTTCGCCGGGGTCGCATACAGTGGGCCCATGTCGGCCCTCTGGGACCGGACACCCCTCCCAGCCGAACACGCGGTCACGATGACCGCGGGCCTCCTCCTGCACGCGCGCACCCGCACCCGCCTGCCCGAGGGCCTCGCGCCCGCCGGCTGGATCGTCCTGGTGGCCGGATTGGGCCTCAACCTGTGGGCCGTCCGAGCACGGGGAGTGGGCGACATCGACGACCCGGACCGACTCGTGACCGCAGGGCCGTACGCGCTCACCCGCAACCCCATGTACGTCGGCTGGAGCCTGCTCCACCTTGGCACTGGGCTCGCCGCCCGCTCGCCGTGGCTGCTCGCGGGCTGGCCGCTCGCCGCCGTCATGGTCCATCGCGCCGTCCTGCGCGAGGAGCGCCAACTGGCCTCGCTGTTCGGCGACGAGCAGGCGAGCTACGCGCGGCGGGTCCCGCGGTACTGGTGAAACGACAGCGCCCCTGGTGTCTCCGAGGAGACACCAGGGGCGCTGCGAAACCGGTTACGCCACCGGCACCGAGGCCACGCCCGGAGCCAGGAACGGCTTGCCGTTCACCTTCTCCGAGATGCCCTCACGGTCCAGATACGGCGTGACGCCACCCAGCCAGAACGGCCAGCCCGCGCCCAGGATCATGCACAGGTCGATGTCCTGTGCCTCCGCGACCACGCCCTCGTCGAGCATGATGCGGATCTCCTCGGCCAGGCCCTCCAGGGCCCGCGCGCGGACCTGCTCCGCGGTCAGCGGGGCGTCGCCGAACTGCCAGAGTTCCTGGACCTCGGGGTCGACGCTCGGCTTGCCGGTCGAGTCCCAGGTCCACACCGCGGCCTTGCCCGCCGCGACGAACGCCTTCATGTTGTCCGAGACGCCGAAGCGGTCAGGGAAGGCGCGGTTCATCGTCTCGGCGACGTGCAGTGCGACCGGCGGGCCGACCAGTTGCAGCAGCACCAGCGGGCTCATCGGCAGGCCCAGCGGCTCCAGCGCGTTGTCGGCGACCTCGAACGGGGTGCCCTCGTCGATCGACTTGACGACCTCGCCCATGAAGCGGGTGAGCAGGCGGTTGACCACGAACGCCGGGGCGTCCTTGACCAGCACCGACGACTTCTTCAGCGCCTTGCCCACCGCGAACGCCGTGGCCAGCGTCGCGTCGTCCGTCTTGTCCGCGCGGACGATCTCCAGCAGCGGCATGACCGCGACCGGGTTGAAGAAGTGGAAGCCGACGACCCGCTCCGGGTGCTTGAGCTTCGAGGCCATGTCGGTGATCGACAGCGACGAGGTGTTCGTCGCCAGCACGCACTCCGCGCTGACGTGCTCCTCGACCTGGGCGAACACCGTCTGCTTGACGCCCAGTTCCTCGAACACGGCCTCGATGACGAAGTCCGCGTCGGCGAACGCGGCCTTGTCCAGCGAACCGGACACCAGCGCCTTGAGGCGGTTGGCGCCGTCGGGGGAGACCCGGCCCTTGCCCTGCAGCTTGTCGATCTCGCTGTGGACGTAGCCCACACCCTTGTCCACGCGCGCCTGGTCGATGTCGGTCAGCACGACCGGCACCTTGAGCTGGCGGGCGAACAGCAGCGCCATCTGGCTGGCCATCAGACCCGCGCCGACGATGCCGACCTTGGTCACCGGGCGGGCCAGCGACTTGTCCGGGGCGCCCGCGGGCTTGCGCGCGCGCTTCTGGACCAGGTTGAACGAGTACAGGCCTGCGCGCAGCGGGTCGGTCATCAGGACGTTGGCCAGGGCCTCGGTCTCGGCGGCGTAACCCTTGTCGAGGTTGTTCTCGCGAGCCAGCTCCAGCAGCTCAAGAGCCTGCTCGGCGCCCGGCGACGCGCCCTTGGTCTTGCCGTGGACGATCGCCTTCGCCCGCGCGACGGCCGCGTCCCACTCGGCGCCGCGGTCGATCTCGCGGCGGGCCGGGGTGACCTGGCCGTTGACCACCGAGGCCAGCCACAGCAGCGACTGCTCCAGGAAGTCGGCCGAGTCGAACAGCGCGTCGGTGATGCCCAGCTCCAGCGCCTGCTTCGGCTTGAGCATCTTGTTCTGCGCCAGCGCGTTCTCGAAGATCACCGTCACGGCCGCGTCCGGGCCGATCAGGTTCGGCAGCAGCTGCGTGCCGCCCCAGCCGGGGAACAGGCCGAGGAACACCTCGGGCAGGGCGATGGCCGCCGCGCCCGCGGAGAGGGTGCGGTAGTGGCACGACAGGCCGAGTTCGAGGCCGCCGCCCATGACCGCGCCGTTGATGAAGGCGAAGGTCGGGATCTTCGACTCGGTGAACCGGCGGAACACGTCGTGCCCGGCCTGGGCGATCTCCAGCGCGCGCTCGCGCTCGGCGATCTGCTCCACACCGGACAGGTCCGCGCCCACGGCGAAGATGAACGGCTTGCCGGTCACGGCGATCGCGGCGGGCTCAGCCGCCACGGCCGCGTCGAAGGCGGCGTTCAGCGACACCAGCGACTGCGGGCCGAACGTGGACGGGCGGGTGTGGTCGTGGCCGTTGTCGATGGTGATGAAGGCGACCGGCTTGTCGAGGCCGGGAACCTTGATCAGCCGCGTGACCGCGCGAGTGACGACCTCGTCCGGGAAGGCCGCGAGGGCCTGTTCCTGGGTCAGCATCAGTTGCCACCACCGTTCCAGTGCGGGTTCTCCCAGATCACGGTGCCACCCATGCCGATGCCGATGCACATCGAGTTGATGCCGTAGCGCACCTCGGGGTGCTCGGCGAACTGGCGCGAGAGCTGGGTCATCAGACGCACGCCCGAGGAGGCCAGCGGGTGGCCGCACGCGATGGCGCCGCCCCACTGGTTGACCCGCGGGTCGTCCTGGTCGATGCCGAAGTGGTCGAGGAAAGCCAGCACCTGCACCGCGAACGCCTCGTTCAGCTCGAACAGGCCGATGTCCTCAATGGACAGACCGGCGCGCTTGAGCGCCTTCTCCGTCGCGGGGACCGGGCCGACGCCCATGACCTCGGGCTCGACGCCGACGAACGAGAAGCCCACCAGGCGCATGCCGATCGGCAGACCAAGCTCGCGCGCGGTCTCCTCCTCGGCCAGGATGCAGCCGGTCGCGCCGTCGTTGAGGCCCGCCGCGTTGCCCGCGGTGACGCGGCCGTGCGGACGGAACGGGGTCTTGAGGCTCGCCAGCTGCTCGACGGTCGTTCCCGGGCGCGGCGGCTCGTCCTCGGTGGCCAGGCCCCAGCCCAGCTCGGCCGAGCGGGTCGACACCGCGACGAACTCGGGGCCGATTTTGCCCGCCTTGACCGCCTCGGCGTACTTCTCCTGGCTGCGCGCGGCGAACTCGTCGCAGCGCTGCTTGGTGATCGCCGGGTAGCGGTCGTGCACGTTCTCCGCGGTCTGGCCCATGATCAGCGCGGTCGGGTCGACGATCTTGTCGGCCACGATGCGCGGGTTCGGGTCGACGCCCTCACCCATCGGGTGACGGCCCATGTGCTCGACGCCGCCGGCGATCACCACGTCGTAGGCGCCGAAGGCGATGCCGCTGGCGCTGGTGGTGACCGCGGTCATCGCGCCCGCGCACATGCGGTCGATGGCGTAGCCGGGGACGGACTTGGGCAGGCCCGCGAGCAGCGCCGCCGTCCGGCCGATGGTCAGGCCCTGGTCGCCGATCTGCGTCGTCGCGGCGATGGCGACCTCGTCCACCCGCTCCGGGGGCAGCTCGGGGTGCCTGCGCAGCAGTTCACGGATGACCTTCACGACGAGATCGTCGGCGCGGGTCTCCGCGTAGATGCCCTTCGGGCCTGCCTTGCCGAACGGCGTGCGTACACCGTCGACGAAGACCACGTTCCGAACGGCGCGCTCGGCTGCGGATGCAGCGGGTGCGGCCACGTGGGTGCTCCTTAGTCGAATATGGGCTACCGACTGGTAACAAGCCCTACTCTAGCGCTGGTTACCAGTGAGTAACATAGCGGCGCGCTTATGGAGTGGGTCACAGTCCGACGAAGTCCGCCATCGCCGCGGCGGAGAAGTCGAACAACGCGTCGGCCGGGTCGGCCGAACCGACGAGCTGACCGAACAACTCGAAGCCGACGACGCCGAACAGCTGTGTCCACGCCACCATTACCCGCGCGAACGCCCCCGGCGGCAAGTCGATCGAGATCGCGTCCGCGACGGCGGCGAGCTGTCCGCGCAATGTCGTGTCGATCTCCGCGTCCGCGACCTCGGCCGCTCTGGCGATGGTGAGCAGCAGCAGGGGCACGCGGCCCGCTGGGGCGATGGTGTCCTGCGGGGCCTTGTAGCCGGGGACGGGGGAGCCGTAGATCAGCGCGTACTCGTGCCGGTTGGCCAGCGCCCAGGCCCGGACGGCCCGCCAGATGTCGAGCCAGCGCTCGCGCGGCGTGCCCTGGTGGTCGGCTCGCTCCACCGCGTCGGCCAGCGAGGTGTACGCGTCGATGATCAACGCGGTGAGCAGGTCGTCGCGGCAGGGGTAGTAGCGGTAGACCGCCGACGAGGACATGCCGAGGTTGCGCGCCACGGCGCGCAGGGACAGGGCCTGCGCGCCCGCGGTGGCCAGCTGGTCGCGGGCGTCCTCCTTGATCGCGAGCGTCAGCGCGGCCCGGTTGCGGTCGCGCGCGCCTGGGGTCTTCGTCGTCATGGACCGAGCATACGAGAGCGCCGCTCTTGACGAGAGCCCCGCTCTCGTATTTACTGGAGACCAAGAGAGAGCGGTGCTCTCGTTTCTTGGAGGGATTGACGATGTCGACTCGCTACCAGCGTCCGGGCAGGCTCACCACGGACGTGTTCAACCGTTTCGTGGCCTTCCTGGTCCGCCGCGGCGTGAATGTGTGGGGCTCGCGGGTGCTGTCGGTGCGCGGCCGAAAGTCCGGCGAGATGCGGTCGACCCCGGTCAACCTCCTCGTCCACAACGGCGAGAACTACCTCGTCGCCCCGCGCGGCCACACGCAGTGGGTGCGCAACCTGCGGGCGGCGGGCGAGGGCGAACTGCGCCTGGGCCGCAAGGTCTTCACGTTCACCGCGGTCGAACTGGCCGACGACGAGAAGCCGGAGTTGCTGCGCGCCTATCTCAAGCGGTGGAAGTTCGAGGTGGGAATGTTCTTCGACGGAGTCGACGCTTCCTCAGCCGACACCGACCTCCGCCGAGTCGCCCCGGACCACCCGGCCTTCCGGATCACCCTGGCATGAGGGCCCGCGGTCAGCGCGATCACCCCGAGTAAGCCGACCAGCGCGCAGACCCCGAGCCACCCGAACGCCGTGTACGCGCGGGTACCCGCCCAGGAGCCCACGGTGCCGCCGAGGTAGGCGCACGTCATGTAGGCGGTGTTGAGCCTGCCGCGGGCGTCGGGGCGGATCGCGTAGACGCGGACCAGGTTGGCGACCATTCCGCTTTGCATCGCCACGTCCAGCACCAGCGTGCCGAGGACAAGCGCGCCAAGCCCCACCACGCCGCCAAACCCACCCGGGATCAAGAGCACCGCCGACCCGATGACGGCGATCATGCAGACCAAGTTGATCGGGTCGGACCCACGCCGGTCGACTTGGCGGCCCGCTATCGGGGTGCAGATCATCGTCGCCGCGCCGATGAGTGCCAGCCAGCCGACCGCTTCGGCGCCGTAGCCGTAGGTGGGGCCGGTGAGCAGGAGGGCGACCGTGGTCCAGACCGCGGAGAAGCCGCCGAAGATCGTCGCCTGGTAGAAGCACGAGCGGCGCAGGTCGGGCTCGGTTCGCAGCAGGCGCAGTGGCTCGATGATGAGTGACAGGTACCGCTGGCGAGTCGCCGGGACCGACTTGGGCACGACGAAAGCCAGCATCACGGCCAGGACGGCGGTGACCGCGCCCGCGATGAGGTACGGAGCACGCCAGCCAATCCAGTCGCCTGCGGTGCCCGCGAAGGTGCGGGCCAGCAGCATGCCGCCGATGGAGCCCGCGAGCAGTGTTCCTGAGACCTCGCCACGGCGGTCCGCGGCGACGAGGCCTGCGGCCATCGGGCCGATCACGGGGGCGATAACCGTGGTGACACCGATGAGGACGCTCGCCCCGACCAACGGTGGCAGCCCGGGGGCGAACCCGGCCGCGAGCAGGCTCAGGGCGGTGACGGCGACCAGGCTGACGATCAGCGGCCGGTGCGGAAGCCGGTCGCCGAGGGGGACCAGCAGGAAGATCCCCAGCGAGTAGCCGAGCTGCGTGCCGGTCACCACGAGCGTGGCCGAGTCGGGCGACACGCCGAGACCCGAGGCGACCAGCGGGCTGACCGCCTGCGGGAAGTACACGTTCCCGACAGCGACCCCACAGGCCATGGCCAGCAGCAGAAGCACCCGACGGCTCAGGCCGCGTTCGATCACCGGGCGAGCCTCGCGTGGTCGACGAAGCTCACGCAAATGATTTGCCTGTGGATCACGGTGGGGCGGGATCCGTGATGGCCAGGGGCCGCGCGGGTGCGGATAGCGTCTGCCGTGATCCTCAGGACACGCCCTAGGACTGCGGTGTGACAGTCGTGCGCAGGGCCGTGACCAGCGCCTCCCCGGTCAACGCGATCTGCCATTCCCGCGCGCTGCCCACGCGAAGGGCGGCGGTGACGGTGTCGAGGTCGATGTCCTCCGGCGGCTGCCAGCAGGTCCGCCGGACCAGGTCCGGCTGCAGCAGGTTCTCCACCGGCAGTCGATTGGCCTCGGCGATCGCGGTCAACGCGGTCCTGGCCGCGCCCAGGCGGGCCGCCGCTTCCGGGAACTTGTCGGCCCAGCGGTTTGCGGGTGGCGGGCCGTCGTTCGGCGGCGACGGGTCGGGCAGGTCGCTCTTGGGCAGGGCGGCCGAGGCGCGCAGGGCGCGCATCCAGGTTCCGGCGAGGCGGCGCTGGGCGCGACCCTTGAAGACGGGGAGCTGGAGCAGGGCCTGTTCGTCGGTCGGGGACACCGCCGCGGCCTGGATGATGGCGCTGTCGGGCAGGACGCGGCCGGGGGCGATGTCGCGGTCGCGGGCCATCGTGTCGCGCGCCTCCCAGAGGGCGCGGATCGCGGCCAGGCCGCGCGCGGTCCGGACGCTGTGGATGCCGGACGTGCGCCGCCAGGGCTCCTTGCGGGGGGCGGCGGGCCCTGCGGTGCGCAGGGCCTCGAACTCCTCCAAGGCCCAGTCGAGTTTGCCCTGGGCGCGCAGTTCGGCCTCCAGCGCGTCGCGCAGCGGCACCAGGAGCTCGACATCCAGCGCCGCGTAGTTCAGCCAGTCCAGGGGCAGCGGCCTGCGGGACCAGTCGGCGGCGCCGTGGCCCTTCTCCAGGCGGTAGCCGAGCAGCAGTTCCACGAGCGTGCCGAGGGCGACGCGGTCGAAGCCCGCGAGCCGACCCGCCAGTTCGGTGTCGAAGAGTTCCTTGGGGCGCAGGCCGAGATCGGCCAGACACGGCAGGTCCTGTGAGGCGGCGTGCAGCACCCACTCGTCCGCGGCGAGGGCCTCGATGAGCGGTTCGACCTCGTCGTCGACCGCCACCGGGTCGACCAGGAAGGTGCCCGCGCCCTCGCGGCGGATCTGCACTAAATACGCGCGCTGGGAGTAGCGGTAGCCGGAGGCCCGCTCGGTGTCGACGGCGATGGGGCCGGTGCCCGCGGCGATGAGATCCGCGGCGCGGCGCAGGGCCTCGCGGTCGGCAACGACGTCGGGGGTGCCGTCGGCTGGCTCGGTGAGCAGCACCGGGACGGGAGGGTCAACGGCCGCCGAGCTGGGTCCTGGTCCGGGCATAGTCACGGCGACTGACCCTACGGCACGACCGAACAAGATCGCGGTAGATCAGCAGCAGTCGTGTGGCTGGGCCATGCCCTGCCCGGCCACACGACCGCTGTTGTCTATCGGATGACGCCCGCTCGCATGGCGAGAGCCACCATTTGCGCCCGGTCGCCGGTGCCCAACTTGCGGCCGATCCGCGACAGGTGAGACTTCACCGTCAGCGCTGAAAGGTTCAGCGCCTCGCCGATCTCCTTGTTGGACTGACCGTCCGCGACGAGCTGGAGCACCTCGACCTCGCGCGCCGAAAGCTCACGCGGAGTGTTGTCGGTGCCCGGGACCCTGGTGCCCGTGGCGAGGACCGGGGCGACACTCGGGTCGGCGTAGACGCCACCCTCGAGCACCCGGCGGACCCCGTCGGTCACCACGACCGGCGATGCGGACTTCAGCAGGTAGGCCTGTGCGCCTGCCTGGAAGGCCGACCGTACGGCGTACGGGTCGTCGGACGAAGCCAGCACGACGATCCGCGGCCAACCATGGCTGCGGAGCTCCGTGACGAGCTCGATCCCACTGCCGTCCGGCAGACCCAAGTCGAGGATCGCCAGGTCACACGGCCCAGTGGCCTGTGCCCTAGCCCTCGCCTCGGCCACCGTGGCGGCCTCGTGCACTGTGCCCGCGCCCATCTGCGTGAGCCGGGCGGCTATCGCCTCCCTCAACAGTGGGTGGTCGTCAACCACCAGCACTGAGAACAACTCTTCCCGCGGGTGCGGGACCATGTTCGCAGGCAAACTGCCTGCTGGCGTGGTACGAACGGCCTGACCTAAGCCGACGGCAGCCACGTCACTACCTCCCTGGAGTCGGTCGTTGCCCCCCGACCGGCACTGGGACTTTCGACCAAACAGCCGCGCCGCCGTTGGACCGAAAGTGGTGTCGACAGGGGCAGCCTAGCCGCCCAAGCGGGTTAGCGGGACGATCAATCGGGTAAGTATCCGATCGGGTTGTCACTGAGGGACGTGAATGTCCCACGATCGGGTGACTCACCGAACGGTGACGTAACGGATGGACTTAGTCACACGATGGAATGGAGTCACGGGTAGTGCACAACCCAGGTATCGACCGCGCGCGAGCGCTCTTGTCGAGCGTCCCTCTGGTCGACGGACACAACGACCTCCCGTGGGCGCTGCGCGAGAAGTTCGGCTCCGACCCCCGCGCCATCCTCGCCGGGATCGACCTCGCCGTCGAGCAGCCCGACTTCCACACCGACCTGGTCAAGCTGCGCCGCGGCGGCGTCGGCGGCCAGTTCTGGTCGGTCTACGTGCCCTGTCAGCTGACCGGCCACGCGGCGGTGTCCGCGGTACTGGAACAGATCGAGATCGTGCACACCCTCGCCGCGCGCTACCCGGCCGACCTGGGCCTTGCCTACACCGCTGACCAGGCCGAATCCGCTTTCGCCAGCGGCCGGGTCGCCTCCCTG from Alloactinosynnema sp. L-07 includes:
- a CDS encoding DUF4386 domain-containing protein; the encoded protein is MLTQTRRAAVTGGIGLLLMALLAFVANFVVVEKLVTRGDTAKTAGDILASEGLFRLGVAAFVVIVVLDVIVAWALWIFYGPTSVSTFAAWFRIVYSGVFLVGIIHLFGALRLAGSDPGLMMSEVDTFFDIWNLGLVLFGAHLLLLAYLTFKSSYVPTWVGALLAIAGAGYVVDSIGKVIFAGYQLDIGTVAGFGEVALLVWLLIQGRRVTIPEDRVQTV
- a CDS encoding XRE family transcriptional regulator: MAFYIDLLSEQGPLLSEPYTRQLEGKLRELRLHLDGDAVRVTYWIAAGRRIILLTVFRKTRMREEREICQGRAGVTTMRRAGTCGGGLRRMSDDRDWEQLRDRRLTEPGAHEAYEAARLAYELGTSVRRMREARGWTQAKLAETADMTQPAIARFEAGGTVPTIPLLERLAHALSADLVVRFDPRPSAA
- a CDS encoding isoprenylcysteine carboxylmethyltransferase family protein, with protein sequence MSALWDRTPLPAEHAVTMTAGLLLHARTRTRLPEGLAPAGWIVLVAGLGLNLWAVRARGVGDIDDPDRLVTAGPYALTRNPMYVGWSLLHLGTGLAARSPWLLAGWPLAAVMVHRAVLREERQLASLFGDEQASYARRVPRYW
- a CDS encoding 3-hydroxyacyl-CoA dehydrogenase NAD-binding domain-containing protein; translation: MLTQEQALAAFPDEVVTRAVTRLIKVPGLDKPVAFITIDNGHDHTRPSTFGPQSLVSLNAAFDAAVAAEPAAIAVTGKPFIFAVGADLSGVEQIAERERALEIAQAGHDVFRRFTESKIPTFAFINGAVMGGGLELGLSCHYRTLSAGAAAIALPEVFLGLFPGWGGTQLLPNLIGPDAAVTVIFENALAQNKMLKPKQALELGITDALFDSADFLEQSLLWLASVVNGQVTPARREIDRGAEWDAAVARAKAIVHGKTKGASPGAEQALELLELARENNLDKGYAAETEALANVLMTDPLRAGLYSFNLVQKRARKPAGAPDKSLARPVTKVGIVGAGLMASQMALLFARQLKVPVVLTDIDQARVDKGVGYVHSEIDKLQGKGRVSPDGANRLKALVSGSLDKAAFADADFVIEAVFEELGVKQTVFAQVEEHVSAECVLATNTSSLSITDMASKLKHPERVVGFHFFNPVAVMPLLEIVRADKTDDATLATAFAVGKALKKSSVLVKDAPAFVVNRLLTRFMGEVVKSIDEGTPFEVADNALEPLGLPMSPLVLLQLVGPPVALHVAETMNRAFPDRFGVSDNMKAFVAAGKAAVWTWDSTGKPSVDPEVQELWQFGDAPLTAEQVRARALEGLAEEIRIMLDEGVVAEAQDIDLCMILGAGWPFWLGGVTPYLDREGISEKVNGKPFLAPGVASVPVA
- a CDS encoding thiolase family protein, giving the protein MAAPAASAAERAVRNVVFVDGVRTPFGKAGPKGIYAETRADDLVVKVIRELLRRHPELPPERVDEVAIAATTQIGDQGLTIGRTAALLAGLPKSVPGYAIDRMCAGAMTAVTTSASGIAFGAYDVVIAGGVEHMGRHPMGEGVDPNPRIVADKIVDPTALIMGQTAENVHDRYPAITKQRCDEFAARSQEKYAEAVKAGKIGPEFVAVSTRSAELGWGLATEDEPPRPGTTVEQLASLKTPFRPHGRVTAGNAAGLNDGATGCILAEEETARELGLPIGMRLVGFSFVGVEPEVMGVGPVPATEKALKRAGLSIEDIGLFELNEAFAVQVLAFLDHFGIDQDDPRVNQWGGAIACGHPLASSGVRLMTQLSRQFAEHPEVRYGINSMCIGIGMGGTVIWENPHWNGGGN
- a CDS encoding TetR/AcrR family transcriptional regulator; translation: MTTKTPGARDRNRAALTLAIKEDARDQLATAGAQALSLRAVARNLGMSSSAVYRYYPCRDDLLTALIIDAYTSLADAVERADHQGTPRERWLDIWRAVRAWALANRHEYALIYGSPVPGYKAPQDTIAPAGRVPLLLLTIARAAEVADAEIDTTLRGQLAAVADAISIDLPPGAFARVMVAWTQLFGVVGFELFGQLVGSADPADALFDFSAAAMADFVGL
- a CDS encoding nitroreductase family deazaflavin-dependent oxidoreductase, giving the protein MSTRYQRPGRLTTDVFNRFVAFLVRRGVNVWGSRVLSVRGRKSGEMRSTPVNLLVHNGENYLVAPRGHTQWVRNLRAAGEGELRLGRKVFTFTAVELADDEKPELLRAYLKRWKFEVGMFFDGVDASSADTDLRRVAPDHPAFRITLA
- a CDS encoding ribonuclease D, whose protein sequence is MPGPGPSSAAVDPPVPVLLTEPADGTPDVVADREALRRAADLIAAGTGPIAVDTERASGYRYSQRAYLVQIRREGAGTFLVDPVAVDDEVEPLIEALAADEWVLHAASQDLPCLADLGLRPKELFDTELAGRLAGFDRVALGTLVELLLGYRLEKGHGAADWSRRPLPLDWLNYAALDVELLVPLRDALEAELRAQGKLDWALEEFEALRTAGPAAPRKEPWRRTSGIHSVRTARGLAAIRALWEARDTMARDRDIAPGRVLPDSAIIQAAAVSPTDEQALLQLPVFKGRAQRRLAGTWMRALRASAALPKSDLPDPSPPNDGPPPANRWADKFPEAAARLGAARTALTAIAEANRLPVENLLQPDLVRRTCWQPPEDIDLDTVTAALRVGSAREWQIALTGEALVTALRTTVTPQS
- a CDS encoding response regulator transcription factor; the encoded protein is MAAVGLGQAVRTTPAGSLPANMVPHPREELFSVLVVDDHPLLREAIAARLTQMGAGTVHEAATVAEARARAQATGPCDLAILDLGLPDGSGIELVTELRSHGWPRIVVLASSDDPYAVRSAFQAGAQAYLLKSASPVVVTDGVRRVLEGGVYADPSVAPVLATGTRVPGTDNTPRELSAREVEVLQLVADGQSNKEIGEALNLSALTVKSHLSRIGRKLGTGDRAQMVALAMRAGVIR